TGGCAATGCTTGCGGCAGGACCTGGAGCGAGCCCGTCTGCTGTGTGAGCTGGTGCGGAAGCGAGAAAAGATCAAGCTCATTCTCATCAAAACGTCCGAGCAGTGCGTGATGGCACAGCTCAATCCGATCGAGAGCGTGCTGCACCGGATCCTCGATCAGCTTGAGGCGAAGGACGATAAGGAGATCTTCCGTGAACCGGTCGACATCGAGGAGGTGCCCGATTACACAGACATCGTGAAGCATCCGATGGATTTGGGCACGATGCGGCAAAAGCTGAAACGCGGGGCGTATGTCCGTATCGAAGATCTGGAACAGGATTTTGCACTCATGATACGTAACTGCCTGGCGTACAATAACAAGGACACAATGTTCTATCGAGCGGGTGTCCGAATGCGTGATGCTGGCGCGATCGTATTCCGCACGGTACGTAAGGAACTCGAGCGATCGGGATTATTTCAGAAAGTGCAACCGATACCGGAACTAACGGCGAGTTCCGGAAGCTCTGCTGGTGCCTCAACATCAACTGCTGGCTATAGTAAAGGGCGAGGGGAGTCCAGCGAAGACAGCATTGCGATGGATATCGAAAGTGAGCTAACAAAGATCACGGGGCAATCGGCTACTGCTGATCATATTGGTAAGCTGCAGACGCTCCTAATAAAAGCGAATGGTATCCGGCATGCGTTGACTCGCTCGAAACGCATCAAGCAGATACGGAATGAGATCGCGCGTGTGAAACGGGCGCTCGTCAAGGAACCGGAACGTCCGATGGTAAGAGTTACGTTGCTGAGGTTTCCCTTGATATCATAGTCTTGATTTCGTATATTTTGTTTGATAGATAAACGAAAGGATATCTGCGGAACCGTTGCTGGCCGGTGCAGGAGCCGGACCGAGCCAAATGTCCTCGTTAGCAACTAGTGCTTCAACTTCCTTCGCCGGAAGCTCAGTATCACCGAAGAAATTAGCACAATCGCATCCATTTTATCCAGCGGACTCATCGATTGCCAGTGGTCTTGGCGCTGGCAGCGACGCATTGGCGGCGAGTAGTGGaacgaagcatcatcatcaccatcagcacatCACACCGGAGACTAGCCCATTGAAGGTGATGAATAACAGTCCTTCTCCATCTGGCGTTAATCGAAGGTAAGGCAATCGTGTGCGATCGACTGTATGTTGGAACTTTCTATCCTTATTCTAATGAACGTTTGGTTTGATTCTTTCCAGAACGGCCGTCTTGTTCACACGCAAAGCACAGGCTGCCTTGAAGAAACCGGAAATGGCTGCTCGGGATCGTGATGGAATAGCGGGACAAGGCTCGACCTCCGCTTCAACCCTGCCTGCAATGTCCACTACGGAACTGTTGCAGAAGACGGCTAAGAAGATCAATCGAGGCAAACGCATAGGAAAGAGCGGGAAGGGCATCGAATCGTTCCTCGAGGCCACCTCGACGGCACAGATCGAACGGAAATCGCTCGAAGGGATCCCCGATAGCTTCCGTGTGTATCGTGGGCAGCAGGATCGCGAGATCAGTGATTCGGAAAGTAATCTCAGCCTTACCGGGAGTACCTGCAGTAGTTGCAGCGGATTCAGTGGTAGTGGCACAGAATCGGAATTCGGGTAAGTGAATCGATAAACCGTCCCGGGATCGTTGGGTTAGATGCTTCATGatctttctctccttcgtaTAGATCGAGCCTTGATGACGATCAGTCATACTGCGACTCGGAGATGTCATCTCACAGTGAACATGAGGAgcacgacgagcagcagcaacagccggccAAACCAGCGCTGGAACCTTTGAAGCTGGTATGGGCTAAATGCCGCGGTTATCCGTGGTATCCAGCGCTCATTATCGATCCGGCCATTCCGAAAGGTTTCGTCCACAATGGGGTTCCTTTGCCGGCACCGCCGGCCGATGTATTAGCCTTGCGGAGCAATTACGATGAGCCGGTCTTTCTCGTTCTGTTCTTCGACGTCAAGCGTACCTGGCAGTGGCTCCCGGATGGCAAGCTGGAGCTGCTCGGTGTTGACAAAGAGCTCGATCAGAGTAAACTGATCGAATCACGCAAAGCAACAGAGCGGAAGGCAGTTAACAAGGCTTATCAGGAGGCGCTTCACTATCATAGCCAGGTATCGAGTGCGGATGGGCCGGCGGGAAAGTTATGACTCTACGATGTGCCGTCCTCGGTGCACCGGAAGCGATCGAATGAAGCGAGAGCCAAGTTCGAggccgaagaggaagaggtagaagaagaggaggagagagatgatgacgaggaggaagaggctgAAACAGAGGATGAGCAGGGGGAGAGTAATGGATTGAATGACGAAAACGATGACGAAGGAGGATAGGGAACCAAGCCCAAGTAAGTCCATCTCCTTCATTGATTGTAGAGGCGTCTGttgtggagttttttttttcttagttAAGGCGTTAGATGATAAGTTTGGAGTAAGTGTTTGCGGGTAGGGATGACCCTTTGTTAGACGCCATGTGAATTGTCATGTGCCAGCGATCCATCGTTTGAGTTTTGGATTTTTCCCTCTCACGCACATCCACACGAACACGCTCACTAACAGATACACTCGTACAGGAATTAAGTTGCTCCGTTAGATTTCagcgtttttgtttgtctaaaAATCTGTTACaattctgttttcttttttcctgtGGTACTGGTACGACCCTGCCTGCCAACGGTCCATTCCTTGCTGATATTCCGGCTCGTTACGGTTAACCGGAAGGGGGAAGGCATTCACCACCAGATTGTAGCAGCTCGTGTCTTCTTGTTCTCATTTCGTAACTGAGCAGCTTGCAGGGTAGCGAGAAACAAATTGATTATAAGATCTTGTGTTGGAGGCACTAAAatactactaatactactatcATATTAGTACTAGCCTATTTATGAACTCGAAGTAGTATAGTAAGGCATAGCAGAGCATCCATTGGTCCGTTGAAGTATGTGTTTCATTTGTGACAAAAGACAAGACGatttaaaattataaaaaaagaaacttaaaCGAACAATCGATATGTTAATAGGGTCGAATAatataataaaacaaacaaaaaatgcaccAAAACCAGAGGGAATCATTTTAGTCGTCTGGAAGACTACTAGATGTGAATGATTGAGTAACTACAACCGTAAGCTGGGTGCAGTTTCTCTCATTCCAAGTAGCCTGTGCGAGAAATGAGCATGCAAACCTGAGCATTGCTGATTGTTcctttgttgtgttgtggtacCAGCAGGTTGGGTGAAGGTGCGGTGTTTTTGGAGTGTAGGTATATTTAAGTTACATTTTAATTTGTGAAAAAGATATTCATCGAATCATTTTGTCTGTTGTTTGTCAGGTAATCCGAAATTAAGGTGGAGTGATGGTATTGACATTGAGACTGAAAGAATCGGACTGATGGCGATGCTTCGTTAAAGCTGGAACAAATGGTAAGTCCTTTGCAATACATGTACCTTTTTGGGATGGTGTAACATCTGTTAGAAGAATCGTTAATGGAACCGGTTCATTTATGCTTGTAGTCCAAAAAAAAGACATTTCGGATAGAAGTCGAGCAACCACCGGCTGTTGAATATTACACAAGCCTACTTTTATTGATTCGTTCTATTCGTTCGCTTATTCGTTCGCTGCGTCCTCGCTCACTGGGGGCGATCACATCAATTGGAATGGGTCAATGggctttaattttttttgtatttttacaattcttcttccttcattTTCGATCATCGAAAACTTTCTCCCCTAAACTCACCATCCTCTTATCTGTTATCGGCACCGCATTTTGCctcgctactactaccagctaCACTATACACATAAATCAGACTACCAAAGTACGCTTTGCTTTACTACTATTTACATTTGCACAATCTTTGCTGTTTCACTTGTCGCTTGCCGTGTTTTGTGTCCGTGGAGAGCAGATCATCCGGAAGCGAGCGATAATGCTTCTGGCTTCGCTCGCCTTGTGGCCATTGATCGAGGAATGAGTAACAGAAATCCATTATCGGGGTGGATACACAGACACCCGCAAGGCCAAGGGCTACTATTTGTAGTACGTGGATTGTGTGGGTCGGCCACTGGAGGTGTATGTGCTCATTGGTATGCTGCTTTGCGATTTGGTCGTACCACCTGCCTGTCCAATCGAGCTGCCAAGTCCAACGCCTATCGTGCCACCGAGCGTACTGCCTCCGTACAGCTGCTCGGCACCGGTTGGTGCGTAGTCCACGTCGTAGTAAATACCGGACTGCAATGTGGAAGGATATGTGAACGTTATTTGTTGTAACTTCTTCTCTCTGCTAGGCAGTTGCGATATGACTTACCGTAACGCTTGCATTGCTACGACTTTTGGGTCTTGGCACGTTGAAATTGCGTCCCAGAAGATCGGCACGATCCTCCTCTTCGCTGGAGCTCGAATTTTCTAGCGTTCGCATGCCGTTTCGATTGAGTCCAAGGGTTCTGAAAGCGTGAGCGAGAAGCGTTAGTCAGCGAACTTTTTAAATGGATCTCGATAGAAGGCCTACCTTGGCAATGGAACCGGTGGCAGTGTTCCGGTGTGCATCGGTAGTGTACCATGCAGCGAGAGTGTGTTCATACTACCGATGGTTTGCAGGTTCGGGTAACCGTACATTGCGGAAGCTGGACGACCTCCACCGACTGGTTCGGCCTGCGTATTGTCGGGATTGAAAGAAATGAACATTAGGAATGCTGAACCATCTCCTTCGGACTCGGGGATCAGCCTGGGATTGTCCCTTACTTCGTAGCTTACCGCGTAATGATTCGCTTGAGCCATTACGTCCGCGATCTGTGCCCACCGCATACGATCCTCGAGCGTCACCTGGTACGGTGCCTGGCCCATGACCGGTGTCTTTACCTGCCCATTACCGAGATAACCAAACACCGGACTGCCCATCGCGTTCTTGTGCTCTCGTTGCCACTTTCGACTGAAAGGGAGATGCATGTGAGACCAGGTGTTCTAAACTGGAACCGGAAGCGTGACCCGCGTGACTTACCTCCACATGACCAAACAGATGAGCGTCAGCACGATAAtgacgacggcagcgacggaTGCGCCGACCGCAACACCCAGTACCTCACCATCGATCTCACACTGCGTGCCGTAGAAGCTACCAAGACACTTGCACACCTGGCGATTGTTGGCGTTGTCGTAGCTGCAGCTTCCCCGGTTGTTACAGTACGACTCCGGACAGGACAGGCACTCGCGACCGGCCCGCTGCGGTTGATCTGCCCACGGATCCCGGAACCCATAGTTACACTCACACCGGAACGTTCCGAACAGATTCGTACAGTGGGCTTCCTCGTCGCAATCGTTCAGCTCGTCCGACGTGCACTCGTCTACGTCCTGCACACTCGACACGGCACCGGTCGGTGCCTCGACGTACAGTGCCGAGTtgccgatgttgttgttacgACGGTGGATCACGCCCAGCAGATGACGCTGGATGTCGGATCGTAGGGCCGGTCGTAGCGTTTCCGCATTTTCGTCCAGATTTACGGTATAGTTGACGAAGACGACACCGGCCGATGGGGCAGCCGAGGACGACGGGTTGATCGTGTAGATGCCGTTGATGCGTGCCTCGAGAAATTCGTCCGAGAACGGTGTCATCGACATGGCGGAATCCATCTGTTTTGTGAAGGGGAGAAGTGAAGTGGTACAGCGGGGCCTGTAGATGATACTAAAGCCATGCTTACTTACCGCACGGATGGCTTCGTAGCTGAGCTGCTGATACTTCTCGCTACCCCGATCGGCCAACGCCGGATCCCAGTGGATGCGCCGCTCGTAGATCTTGTCCACGCGCATCGACAACATCAGCGAAACGATACGACGGCACGGCTCCCGGTGCTTCCGCCGGGCATACCCTGGCCGACAGTGACAGCTCGAGACACCGTTCTCCGTCCGGCATCGTTCGTTCTGGGCCTGATCGCACGTCGAATCATCACCGACGATGCAGGTATCGATACGCACGGGaggcaaaccagcagcagcagcagccgctccaCCTGGGTACTTTGGCCGGCTGCTGTGTACGAGACCACCAGGACCGACACGATGGCCACCGGAGCTACCACCTGGCGAGCCTACGCCACCGGCATTAGGCGATGCATGGACCGGTGATTCCGTCTCTGGCACTGCGTACCCCGTACCGATGATACCGGGCTGTAGCGGTGATGGCACCTTCGAGGGCCTAGGACGTTCCGTTGGGCGTACGATCGGTCCACCGGCCGTCACCGTCGGTGCTGGTTGCTTCTTATCGGTCTGCGTACCGAACAGATCGATGTACGAGCGTTTACCATCGATCGAGACAAAACCGTCGGTACCGGAGGCCGACAGGATGATGCTGGCTTCGCCATCATCCGGCCGAGCCTGCACCGAGCCCGGTGGCCGATTGTAGTACGGGTTGATCTTGATCGTTTGCTGTGATCCGGTACCACCGGATCCACCCGGTCCCTGGATGGCCGATAGCGTAACGTCAAAGATCTCACCATAGTTGGGACGCGCGTTGGTACCGGGGATGCCGCTGCCGGGAGGCGGTGGCGCCGTATAGATCTCCGGACGATTGCTGAAGGGCGGTAGGTTTTGGGTGCGGATGGTATTACTAGAACCGCCAACACCGCCACCCGGTTTAAAGTCCGGATCATCCAGCACGAGTCCCGGTCGTGGTTGGAAGCGATAatccggaggaggagatgaGGGTTTCGTTGCTCCACTATTCGTTGGTAGtttcgtcgttgtggtcgttggaGTAATCGAggaggaagcagaagcagatgcTTCACTCGTGGTCACCGTTGTCGTGAGGTCCGGGGTCGTTCGCAGTGATGTACTGCTACTGGAGTCTAGTGTCGGTGTCGGGGTGATCTCATAACGATCCGCCTCGGTACTGCTCGACGATGGTTCGATGGATGAGCTGCTGGTAGTTAGTAGCGACGTGCTAGTGGTTGTGGTCGTTGCCTCCAGTACACCGCTCGATGGGAGATACTCGATCGAATTGATCTCGTACACGCTGGGCACTACCTCAGGATCGTAGGAGCCAGGTGCCGGCATTACGCTTGCCGCACTCGTTGCCGACTCGATCGTGTACTGTACCTCCGTCGAGGTAGGCGCCGCACTTGAGCTCGAGGACTCCTTGGAGTCCTGTGGCATCACTAGCGTCGATTCGGTCGTAACGGCTGACTCCTCATCGGTATCACCGTCGGTGGCCGCCGTTGTTGGATAGCCGCtgtacccaccaccaccaccaccaccaccaccaggcgctAGGGCATCGTACGGCGGATCTTCGATCACTTTCTCTGTCACGTTGTCGATGGCATTACCCGGATCACCTCCTCCGTTGGTAGGGATGGTGAGAGGTGGTGAGGGAGGGGGCGGTGGTAATCCTTCCACACCGTCCGGCCGATAGTCGACGTTGGTCGGATACGGTTTGTACGGTGGAATCGGACGTCGATTCGGTGAGATCGGTGGCCGGGGCTTTGGCCTCTGCCACGGTGGCCGATTCTGGGACACGAAACCGGGTCGGTAGGTGTGCTGCATCGAGGGTACGATCTGTTCCGGGATCGGGACGCCGGTCAGGAATGGACGTACCGGATGGTCCGGTCGTGGTCCTTGCGCACCGGGTGacgactgctgttgctgctgctgttgctgttgctgctgttgctgatcgtGTGGCAGAGGCCTCGTGGATGGTGGCTGTTGACCAACACCCAGCTCTCCCTCGTACTCGTTCGGTAGTGGTTGTGCTTCCGATATGCGCGGTGGACCTCGGTTGTTGATCCGGGTCGCCGAATGGCGTCGCGTTGGCTGCGGGTTAGCCTGGACGTTTACGTTCCCGTTCAGCAGCTTCACGATCCCGGTAATGATGTCCTGAATGTCCGGGTTCGAGTTCTGCCGTCCACCATTGTTCTGGGCGGCCTGTATCCGGGCCTGCTGGGAGGCGAGCACGGCTCGCTGCACGGAGGAGATGTTCATCGCCAGCTCCTTCGTCCGGTGGTATGATTCATCGAGCAGATCCTTGCCACTGCGGCCCTTTCCCGATGGGCCCGTCCCATCGTCATGCTGCACACTGTTTGTGTTGAAGGCCACCAACAGATCCTTACTGGCACCGTACGGCGTGTAGTCGTTCATGATGGGCAGTGCGGAGCGTTTCGATTTGCTctggccatcggtggtggtggtggtggcacgggCACAGTCTTGTGGGGAACTACATCCGCCTGTCCGCTCATCGGCCGGACTCTGTGAGTATGCCGTACAGAGGCATACGGTTACTatgagcagcaacaccgcTAGGCTACTGGTTAGGTGCGGGATCGATCGGCGCAGCGAGTGCGGCCAATACCTGTGCCTTGTCAGCGTCATGGCACCGGTACCTTGTTGTGTATTGCCTACTGGACTATACTGCTGTAAGAAGCAAAAGTTCTTCTTACTTCTGCACCGTGCTGCAGACCTCTTACTCTCTATCCGCACGTTCGATGCGCACACTAGTTCGTTCTACTTTCGCGGCACTTTCCGTTGCTTACGGCTCGAAGCTGCACGATGCTGTGACTGCTTGTTGTCACCAAATCGTTCAGACCATCGATCCTGACGATCATCTTTCATACGGCACTGCCTGCTCCAGTCATTCAGTCGGCAGTCGGAGCACTCTGTGGAGGGAGAAGAACAGACACAGTAGACGGTCATTACTTTTTTTAATGTCACCTACATCTGACGAACGAGCGGATACTTCCAACTAGCAAGCCCACAACTCCCCCGAGAATCTGCGGTCATTCCATGCATGCATGGCTTCTCTACTTCTTCACTCTAAAAAGAGGTGCCAAATGTCTcataaaaaaacatcgaaacggCCTGACTAGCAGACCGTTATGGCCGGGTTATGCAGCTTTCccaacgccatcgccgccCACCGGATAGCATTCCTGGCCGGCTCGGGACGACGAGTCAAATAATTAGGCAAACTGGTTTAATGATTAAAATCatgagctgctgcagcttgaaCCTCGTAAAAAGAGACACTAACCCCATAAGAAGTAGTAACAGCCGCAGTCgccgcagcagccacagcagcagcaccatttctCTAAGCAGCATTCGTTCAGCTATAAACATTCCATCGTAACTGGAGTGCCTGCccgcccttccttgcttctttctttcttgctccGTCAGGTCTGCTTGTCTGGGGTCCGGGACCGGATCCAGTGGCGGGTGGTTTGACCTTAAAAAGAGGCATGGCGGGCATAGCGGCGGAGCACGCGATCGCAAATGATAGCTGCTGGTGCGAGTATGTGCACGTCGCGCGCAACCTGTTCCCTCCTGGGCGGCTGCCAGGTATCATCATCGTACCCCGCTCGCCGGGCTGATGAGGCGCCTCACGCCGCCCAACCCAAACCCAATTCCACCGACaactcgtttcgttttgaagTGGGGGGGTTGGTGGCGCGGCCGTGGCCACAATTCGCACGGGATCAActtcggtttgctgctccAGATAAAAGATGTAGATTTCCTCCAACTACTCCAACTCCGAGCCCGAGCTATATATACTATCCAGCGCACTCTCCAtctatctctccctttctctctttctcactctttcgcTCTTGACGTGCGTACGACTGATGCACACCTAGCGGACGTTTCCGTTTCGGggtctctgcgtgtgtgtttgtgcccgGTGGGGGTTGGGGCATCAACGCATCGACCGGGGGTCCGATCCACGATCGATAATTCCGGTCAGGGAATATTAGTTCAGGTAACAGTGTCGGCGATTAGCGGCAACAGCGGGGCATCATGCTGCGCTCCTCCTACCGGGGAGAGCCTCtcgtttccaaaaattaactGTCCAGCTAGTTTTTTTTAAGCGTTCGTCCATTGTATGTTTTATGTAATTGCTGACCGTTTCCAATATATGCGGACTACGTGTGCGGAAGTAACGGCTTCGACTTCGAtcaatcgacgatcgatcgacgatttGGTGCGCCTcaagtttcacttttcaaccccgccgccgccggtttaGTATTGGATGAAGATCAGcaccgctgctactgcggttactgctgctgctgctgctgccgatcacTGCAGGGCATAGGAGATTGTTGCGGATTTCCGGGCTTTTCAATTTGGAGTGTTTGTCTGTCACTCTTACTTTCTAGTCTTCTTCCCATTCCGTCGAATATCTGAACTTGGTATAACTTGGGTTATTAGTTGCTACAAGTCCTAATTGGTCATCTACATCTGCATCAATTGCATAGACATCTCCTGCAAATCCGGAGCAAAATGAAAACGTTCAAACGCACGATCGACAGTTCATGGACGACGCCATGACGTCCGGGCCCATCATCACTCCCGGTCTTAATCAACAAATCGGATCGGCTACTCTCGGCCgatctgtcggtcggtcggtcgtttggtCGGACGGCTTTGCTCTGTTTATTCGAAGCAACAACGCGAAGCAATaggaaacaaaacacgaacaacaaaaaaatacccgTTAATTGAGCTCGCTCATCTGAGCTGGCTGTTCCCCGCTCACCCGGAACTACATTACATGTGCGCCTTGTTGTGCCCGTTGGCTGCCTATAAGATATAAGGTTTTTGAAGTGTGCTCGCATCCAGCCGCTCATGGCCGATTGCTGCACCACGTACCCTACACTGAGGCAGGtaggctggcaggcagacaggcagaaaTTGGCCTGGGATGGAATTAGGTTTGGCGGTGCGCTCCGGTTTACATGCCGCGCTCGATGTGCCCAGTGCTCCCGGGCTTCGGCTCCGGCGAACTCCTACTCCCACACAAAACTTTCTCCTCCTGACTCCTCCACCTACCACGATCTATCCAACCCACAGAGGGGgtgaggagggggaggcgggAACTGCGATGATGGCCTTCGGGAGTTGGGCGTACTTTCCGATGAGTCTTGAGTCATTGCGGCATCGCCTTCGCGTCCACAAGTCGATGAAGACGGATCTCGTGCGCAAGATTATGACGAATTAGGACGGTGTGacggcgcggtggtggtggtggtagtggtagtggtggggtTGTTTTTGCGCAATCGATGCGCTGCGCTCTACCTACCTCACCACATAACCTTCTCTCCATGCGCTTCTCCGGTCCATGCGTCACAGCACATGCTTCGGCTACGGTGGTCGACCAGCTagagtcagccagccagccagccgcgaTCGAGCCTGCCAAGTCAGCGAGAGCGTGTCCGGGTCGCCGACGTGACATGATGGTCCGCGCGTCGCCTCGAGGTTGCgccattgtgtgtttgtgccattgtgtgtgcgcgtactCCGCGTGAGCAATACACAACCTCCTTTTCtgcggcgcgcgcgcattcAGCGTGTTACGAAATGCAAATTCGGTGAACGACAAAtgattgcgtgtgtgtgtgtgacttgcATAGCGCTTGGTTTGCTTCGCGCTTTGGGAATGCTGCACTAGTATGCAGTGCGCGCACGGGCGCTCGCTAGAGAGATCCGTGATCCGAAACCGGATGCAACGCTCTGCGACGCGGATCTGCTGGTAGCTGTTGCGGGTCAACGAGGCCGCGGATCACGGTGCGTTCCGTACCGGGAGCCATTCCTGGCATTTGAGGTGCGGAAAAATGCACGATTGCAACTCTGGTGCTCTGGTGCACGTTGTCACACAAATGTCCGATGAGTTGGCcagcaaaaggagaaaaaaaaaacatggccgACTTTGCGATCGCCATCTTTTTGCAGCTCGCAATCtctctcgagtgtgtgtgtgtgtgtgtatgtgtgtgtgtgtgtgtgtgtgtgtgtgt
This sequence is a window from Anopheles darlingi chromosome 3, idAnoDarlMG_H_01, whole genome shotgun sequence. Protein-coding genes within it:
- the LOC125955873 gene encoding mucin-5AC isoform X1; translation: MTLTRHRYWPHSLRRSIPHLTSSLAVLLLIVTVCLCTAYSQSPADERTGGCSSPQDCARATTTTTDGQSKSKRSALPIMNDYTPYGASKDLLVAFNTNSVQHDDGTGPSGKGRSGKDLLDESYHRTKELAMNISSVQRAVLASQQARIQAAQNNGGRQNSNPDIQDIITGIVKLLNGNVNVQANPQPTRRHSATRINNRGPPRISEAQPLPNEYEGELGVGQQPPSTRPLPHDQQQQQQQQQQQQQSSPGAQGPRPDHPVRPFLTGVPIPEQIVPSMQHTYRPGFVSQNRPPWQRPKPRPPISPNRRPIPPYKPYPTNVDYRPDGVEGLPPPPPSPPLTIPTNGGGDPGNAIDNVTEKVIEDPPYDALAPGGGGGGGGGYSGYPTTAATDGDTDEESAVTTESTLVMPQDSKESSSSSAAPTSTEVQYTIESATSAASVMPAPGSYDPEVVPSVYEINSIEYLPSSGVLEATTTTTSTSLLTTSSSSIEPSSSSTEADRYEITPTPTLDSSSSTSLRTTPDLTTTVTTSEASASASSSITPTTTTTKLPTNSGATKPSSPPPDYRFQPRPGLVLDDPDFKPGGGVGGSSNTIRTQNLPPFSNRPEIYTAPPPPGSGIPGTNARPNYGEIFDVTLSAIQGPGGSGGTGSQQTIKINPYYNRPPGSVQARPDDGEASIILSASGTDGFVSIDGKRSYIDLFGTQTDKKQPAPTVTAGGPIVRPTERPRPSKVPSPLQPGIIGTGYAVPETESPVHASPNAGGVGSPGGSSGGHRVGPGGLVHSSRPKYPGGAAAAAAGLPPVRIDTCIVGDDSTCDQAQNERCRTENGVSSCHCRPGYARRKHREPCRRIVSLMLSMRVDKIYERRIHWDPALADRGSEKYQQLSYEAIRAMDSAMSMTPFSDEFLEARINGIYTINPSSSAAPSAGVVFVNYTVNLDENAETLRPALRSDIQRHLLGVIHRRNNNIGNSALYVEAPTGAVSSVQDVDECTSDELNDCDEEAHCTNLFGTFRCECNYGFRDPWADQPQRAGRECLSCPESYCNNRGSCSYDNANNRQVCKCLGSFYGTQCEIDGEVLGVAVGASVAAVVIIVLTLICLVMWSRKWQREHKNAMGSPVFGYLGNGQVKTPVMGQAPYQVTLEDRMRWAQIADVMAQANHYAVSYEAEPVGGGRPASAMYGYPNLQTIGSMNTLSLHGTLPMHTGTLPPVPLPRTLGLNRNGMRTLENSSSSEEEDRADLLGRNFNVPRPKSRSNASVTSGIYYDVDYAPTGAEQLYGGSTLGGTIGVGLGSSIGQAGGTTKSQSSIPMSTYTSSGRPTQSTYYK
- the LOC125955874 gene encoding bromodomain-containing protein 1 — its product is MGIDFEVNDYIKTLKKDAGPFKCPKCEKKYKSVIGLQYHLNNYDHDHPSPVVPATVSTPIKQKGRKLKVGVTPKNQHASSPPKEGITYLESEKLVRLDCGGKTVKIPVHEELTVVSLEEYESKCKLAPEFEAVAVAPPEEPEVQLPEGKFKEIENYAICDAPSRPNAYIRFIEKSSEELDGEVEYDVDEEDTTWLSIINERRAAQSVGPVPVDSLELLMDRLEKESFFQAAANGQNGAVVDDDAVCCICMDGECQNTNVILFCDMCNLAVHQDCYGVPYIPEGQWLCRRCLQSPSRPVDCVLCPNTGGAFKQTDHNHWAHVVCALWIPEVRFANTVFLEPIDSIEMIPPARWRLTCYICKQKGIGACIQCNKTYCYVAFHVTCAQQAGLCMRMDTVKGNDSNPVVVQKTAYCDLHTPLNALQTTPGTSPDGATKQLNDAREKTREKMKKARKLLAQKRSSAPVILIPTIPQHRIEEISSLVNIPKKQQFIQRLIAYWTLKRQYRNGVPLLRRLQSQGQAQGTMPGCRERGDGSPDARELYQQLKYWQCLRQDLERARLLCELVRKREKIKLILIKTSEQCVMAQLNPIESVLHRILDQLEAKDDKEIFREPVDIEEVPDYTDIVKHPMDLGTMRQKLKRGAYVRIEDLEQDFALMIRNCLAYNNKDTMFYRAGVRMRDAGAIVFRTVRKELERSGLFQKVQPIPELTASSGSSAGASTSTAGYSKGRGESSEDSIAMDIESELTKITGQSATADHIGKLQTLLIKANGIRHALTRSKRIKQIRNEIARVKRALVKEPERPMINERISAEPLLAGAGAGPSQMSSLATSASTSFAGSSVSPKKLAQSHPFYPADSSIASGLGAGSDALAASSGTKHHHHHQHITPETSPLKVMNNSPSPSGVNRRTAVLFTRKAQAALKKPEMAARDRDGIAGQGSTSASTLPAMSTTELLQKTAKKINRGKRIGKSGKGIESFLEATSTAQIERKSLEGIPDSFRVYRGQQDREISDSESNLSLTGSTCSSCSGFSGSGTESEFGSSLDDDQSYCDSEMSSHSEHEEHDEQQQQPAKPALEPLKLVWAKCRGYPWYPALIIDPAIPKGFVHNGVPLPAPPADVLALRSNYDEPVFLVLFFDVKRTWQWLPDGKLELLGVDKELDQSKLIESRKATERKAVNKAYQEALHYHSQVSSADGPAGKL
- the LOC125955873 gene encoding mucin-5AC isoform X2 is translated as MTLTRHRYWPHSLRRSIPHLTSSLAVLLLIVTVCLCTAYSQSPADERTGGCSSPQDCARATTTTTDGQSKSKRSALPIMNDYTPYGASKDLLVAFNTNSVQHDDGTGPSGKGRSGKDLLDESYHRTKELAMNISSVQRAVLASQQARIQAAQNNGGRQNSNPDIQDIITGIVKLLNGNVNVQANPQPTRRHSATRINNRGPPRISEAQPLPNEYEGELGVGQQPPSTRPLPHDQQQQQQQQQQQQQSSPGAQGPRPDHPVRPFLTGVPIPEQIVPSMQHTYRPGFVSQNRPPWQRPKPRPPISPNRRPIPPYKPYPTNVDYRPDGVEGLPPPPPSPPLTIPTNGGGDPGNAIDNVTEKVIEDPPYDALAPGGGGGGGGGYSGYPTTAATDGDTDEESAVTTESTLVMPQDSKESSSSSAAPTSTEVQYTIESATSAASVMPAPGSYDPEVVPSVYEINSIEYLPSSGVLEATTTTTSTSLLTTSSSSIEPSSSSTEADRYEITPTPTLDSSSSTSLRTTPDLTTTVTTSEASASASSSITPTTTTTKLPTNSGATKPSSPPPDYRFQPRPGLVLDDPDFKPGGGVGGSSNTIRTQNLPPFSNRPEIYTAPPPPGSGIPGTNARPNYGEIFDVTLSAIQGPGGSGGTGSQQTIKINPYYNRPPGSVQARPDDGEASIILSASGTDGFVSIDGKRSYIDLFGTQTDKKQPAPTVTAGGPIVRPTERPRPSKVPSPLQPGIIGTGYAVPETESPVHASPNAGGVGSPGGSSGGHRVGPGGLVHSSRPKYPGGAAAAAAGLPPVRIDTCIVGDDSTCDQAQNERCRTENGVSSCHCRPGYARRKHREPCRRIVSLMLSMRVDKIYERRIHWDPALADRGSEKYQQLSYEAIRAMDSAMSMTPFSDEFLEARINGIYTINPSSSAAPSAGVVFVNYTVNLDENAETLRPALRSDIQRHLLGVIHRRNNNIGNSALYVEAPTGAVSSVQDVDECTSDELNDCDEEAHCTNLFGTFRCECNYGFRDPWADQPQRAGRECLSCPESYCNNRGSCSYDNANNRQVCKCLGSFYGTQCEIDGEVLGVAVGASVAAVVIIVLTLICLVMWSRKWQREHKNAMGSPVFGYLGNGQVKTPVMGQAPYQVTLEDRMRWAQIADVMAQANHYAAEPVGGGRPASAMYGYPNLQTIGSMNTLSLHGTLPMHTGTLPPVPLPRTLGLNRNGMRTLENSSSSEEEDRADLLGRNFNVPRPKSRSNASVTSGIYYDVDYAPTGAEQLYGGSTLGGTIGVGLGSSIGQAGGTTKSQSSIPMSTYTSSGRPTQSTYYK